The Peribacillus sp. FSL P2-0133 genome has a segment encoding these proteins:
- a CDS encoding TIGR01457 family HAD-type hydrolase, protein MKSYKGYLIDLDGTMYRGTEQIAEAAGFINDLRKRDIPYLFVTNNSSRTPAQVADKLRSIGISTEDDQVFTTSMATANYIAEQKKDASVYVVGEEGIIEALKEKGMKLVEEHPDFLVMGIDRGVNYEKLSKACLAVRNGAVFISTNGDIAIPTEQGLLPGNGALTSVVSVSTQVQPIFIGKPESVIVEQALRVLGVPKEETIMVGDNYDTDILAGINAGIDTLLVHTGVTTKERLKQYKEQPTHVVDTLDLWRFE, encoded by the coding sequence ATGAAGTCGTATAAAGGATATTTAATTGACTTGGATGGCACCATGTATCGCGGAACCGAACAAATTGCGGAAGCGGCAGGGTTTATTAATGACCTAAGGAAAAGGGATATCCCTTATTTATTCGTCACCAATAATTCATCCCGGACTCCGGCACAGGTGGCGGATAAATTGAGAAGCATCGGCATATCGACGGAAGATGACCAGGTTTTCACGACAAGCATGGCCACTGCCAATTACATAGCTGAACAAAAGAAAGATGCATCGGTTTATGTGGTAGGTGAAGAAGGCATCATAGAGGCTCTTAAGGAAAAAGGAATGAAGCTTGTGGAAGAGCATCCAGACTTTCTGGTAATGGGCATCGACCGCGGGGTCAATTATGAAAAGTTGTCAAAAGCCTGTCTTGCTGTAAGAAACGGCGCTGTTTTCATTTCGACCAATGGTGATATTGCCATTCCCACTGAGCAAGGCCTTTTACCGGGGAATGGTGCCTTGACCTCCGTAGTTTCCGTTTCGACCCAGGTACAGCCGATTTTCATTGGAAAACCTGAATCCGTCATAGTGGAGCAAGCTCTAAGAGTATTAGGGGTACCTAAAGAAGAGACAATCATGGTTGGAGATAACTATGATACGGATATCCTTGCCGGCATCAATGCAGGGATCGATACACTGCTTGTACATACTGGCGTAACGACAAAAGAACGCTTAAAGCAATATAAGGAGCAGCCGACGCATGTGGTGGACACCCTCGACTTATGGCGCTTTGAATGA
- a CDS encoding HepT-like ribonuclease domain-containing protein — protein sequence MVVVEGIESKGEAMVLSRNKVGSAQGFYYAAHSTNDSLYHLRSERIWKKMYFVDRQKIEQILGFLEKQLGLFEGHDNWDGDLSELIAERLIQTSIDSVLDVGNAVIDGFIMRDPGSYEDIIDILQDEKVISEEKAIQFKKVLPLRKMLVQDFIEVNHTELHAVFSENIEAFKQFPDLVRNYLTNELGPVSAFKN from the coding sequence ATGGTTGTGGTTGAAGGAATTGAGAGTAAGGGAGAAGCTATGGTATTATCAAGGAATAAGGTTGGTTCGGCACAGGGTTTTTACTATGCCGCTCATTCAACCAATGATTCCCTATATCATCTTAGATCAGAAAGGATCTGGAAAAAAATGTACTTTGTAGACCGCCAAAAGATTGAACAAATATTAGGTTTTCTTGAAAAGCAGCTTGGACTTTTTGAAGGGCATGATAATTGGGATGGAGATCTTTCGGAACTTATCGCTGAAAGGCTCATACAAACTTCCATCGATTCCGTGTTGGACGTAGGCAATGCGGTAATTGATGGTTTTATTATGCGTGATCCAGGAAGTTATGAAGATATTATCGATATCCTTCAAGATGAAAAAGTCATTTCTGAAGAAAAAGCGATACAATTCAAAAAGGTCTTGCCGCTAAGGAAAATGCTGGTTCAAGACTTCATTGAAGTGAATCACACAGAACTGCATGCCGTATTTTCGGAAAATATCGAGGCATTCAAGCAATTCCCGGATTTGGTGAGGAACTATTTAACAAATGAATTGGGACCTGTATCAGCTTTTAAAAACTAG
- a CDS encoding DUF3055 domain-containing protein: MEDRFYLYNDVVDSKTRFISFMGEESRFDLAITTTDRFYGKKLVLNMQSNRFAIIGPDDLEEEGYLEHAFQLSEAEAEELRHFLMEIV; encoded by the coding sequence ATGGAAGATCGTTTTTATTTATACAATGACGTCGTTGATTCAAAAACCCGGTTCATAAGCTTCATGGGAGAGGAATCAAGATTCGACCTGGCCATTACGACTACCGATCGTTTTTATGGAAAGAAACTTGTTTTAAATATGCAGAGTAACCGTTTCGCGATTATTGGGCCTGATGATTTAGAAGAGGAAGGCTATCTTGAGCATGCCTTTCAGTTATCAGAAGCCGAAGCCGAAGAACTGCGTCACTTTTTAATGGAAATCGTCTGA
- a CDS encoding cytosolic protein: MLDKEEYHDFSNVEKQRDYLIPEEFPEGPFGSAIAKDAPVQNKNTPWQEGQRYQSAFNYENKSLHEGLPRQYPGAHPTHDDSEKDEQPPYEGYGSS, translated from the coding sequence ATCTTGGACAAAGAAGAATACCACGATTTTTCCAATGTCGAAAAACAGAGGGATTATTTAATTCCTGAAGAATTTCCCGAAGGACCTTTTGGATCAGCCATAGCTAAAGATGCACCAGTTCAGAATAAAAACACCCCGTGGCAGGAAGGGCAACGATATCAAAGTGCCTTTAATTATGAAAATAAATCGTTGCACGAAGGTTTACCTCGACAATATCCTGGTGCTCATCCGACACATGATGATTCAGAAAAAGATGAACAGCCTCCATATGAAGGATATGGTAGCTCTTAA
- a CDS encoding YutD family protein yields the protein MININNMTYEIIENEREGYNEEAFKARYSEILTKYDYIVGDWGYGQLRLRGFFDDNNQKATFDTKISTLSEYLYEYCNFGCPYFVVKKIKK from the coding sequence ATGATTAACATCAATAACATGACCTATGAAATAATTGAGAATGAAAGGGAAGGCTATAACGAAGAAGCGTTTAAGGCCAGATACAGTGAGATTTTAACGAAATATGATTATATAGTAGGGGATTGGGGTTACGGGCAATTGAGGCTGCGTGGATTTTTTGATGATAATAATCAGAAAGCGACCTTTGATACGAAAATAAGCACGCTTAGTGAATATTTATATGAATACTGCAATTTTGGCTGTCCTTATTTCGTCGTGAAGAAAATAAAGAAATAA
- a CDS encoding YhcN/YlaJ family sporulation lipoprotein, with translation MKKTIITIGLSSIIALTGCADKEKDQGLGAKNHAGNPTNVNNPTQYYDEDYRNNDNKSDDFGFTRTNSATIDGRNISNKAASIDREQLSDVISKLSVQIPNVNDAATLVTDEEVLVVYDTNAKDRTETADQVKRTAMSIVPRYYHVYVSDDYQTLAQDVENFSTLKSGSKGIDYTIEQTIKRMLKSPQGYKMSDEENENGEMVNDKRDHHDNIHQKMDNR, from the coding sequence ATGAAAAAAACAATAATAACGATAGGTTTAAGCTCGATTATTGCACTAACCGGATGTGCTGATAAAGAAAAAGATCAGGGGCTCGGTGCAAAAAACCATGCCGGTAACCCAACAAACGTAAATAATCCAACTCAATATTATGATGAGGATTATCGTAATAATGACAATAAGAGTGATGATTTCGGTTTTACCCGCACTAATAGTGCAACCATTGATGGCCGTAACATTTCCAACAAAGCTGCTTCCATTGACCGTGAACAACTTTCTGATGTCATTTCTAAACTGAGTGTTCAGATTCCAAATGTCAATGATGCCGCTACCCTCGTTACTGATGAGGAAGTGCTTGTCGTATATGATACCAATGCCAAGGATCGGACGGAAACCGCAGACCAAGTCAAACGCACTGCCATGTCCATCGTGCCTCGCTACTATCATGTCTACGTCAGTGATGATTATCAAACCCTTGCCCAAGATGTCGAAAACTTCTCTACATTGAAATCCGGCAGCAAAGGGATCGACTATACGATCGAACAAACCATCAAAAGAATGCTAAAGTCGCCTCAAGGGTACAAAATGAGTGACGAAGAAAATGAAAACGGGGAAATGGTTAACGATAAAAGAGATCATCACGATAACATCCATCAAAAAATGGATAACCGTTAA
- the lipA gene encoding lipoyl synthase has product MSSTNKEILRKPDWLKIKLNTNENYLGLKNMMREKNLHTVCEEAKCPNIHECWAVRRTATFMILGEICTRACRFCAVTTGRPNELDWAEPERVADSVVLMNLKHVVITAVARDDLKDGGAEVFAETVRAIRRKNPFTSIEVLPSDMGGVFENIKTLMDAKPDILNHNIETVRSLSDRVRAQAKYERSLELLRRAKELYPEIPTKSSLMVGLGETREEILETMDDLRANNVDIMTIGQYLQPTKKHLKVLKYYTPEEFAELKERALEKGFSHCESGPLVRSSYHADEQVNAAAKHKQNKGEELLK; this is encoded by the coding sequence ATGTCTTCTACAAATAAAGAAATTCTTCGTAAACCAGATTGGTTGAAAATAAAGCTTAATACTAACGAAAATTACCTCGGTTTAAAAAATATGATGCGCGAGAAAAACCTTCATACTGTTTGTGAAGAGGCAAAATGTCCGAATATTCACGAATGCTGGGCAGTGAGAAGGACGGCTACCTTCATGATCTTAGGTGAAATCTGTACAAGGGCTTGCCGTTTTTGTGCTGTTACAACAGGACGTCCGAATGAATTGGACTGGGCTGAACCGGAGCGTGTTGCCGATTCCGTCGTTTTGATGAATTTAAAGCATGTCGTCATTACAGCTGTTGCCCGTGATGATTTAAAGGATGGAGGCGCTGAAGTTTTCGCTGAAACGGTCCGTGCCATCCGACGCAAAAATCCATTTACATCAATTGAAGTATTACCGTCTGATATGGGCGGGGTGTTTGAAAATATCAAGACTTTGATGGATGCTAAACCAGATATCCTGAACCATAATATAGAGACTGTCAGAAGTTTATCCGACCGTGTACGGGCTCAAGCCAAGTACGAACGTTCATTGGAACTTTTAAGAAGAGCCAAGGAACTGTATCCGGAAATCCCGACAAAGTCCAGTTTAATGGTAGGTTTGGGTGAAACTCGGGAGGAAATCCTTGAGACCATGGATGACCTAAGGGCTAATAATGTGGATATCATGACGATCGGCCAGTATTTGCAGCCGACTAAAAAGCATTTAAAGGTGCTGAAATACTACACGCCTGAGGAGTTTGCCGAGCTGAAGGAACGTGCATTGGAAAAAGGCTTCAGCCATTGTGAATCCGGCCCGCTTGTCCGTTCATCCTACCATGCGGATGAACAGGTTAATGCTGCGGCAAAACATAAGCAAAACAAAGGTGAAGAATTATTGAAATAG
- a CDS encoding M23 family metallopeptidase — protein sequence MLNAPGQAANAADTPDVYAGRMELYKNMEATLQIPWYYLAGADQYEHSLRAARRDLEPAKGLIGIHTEPSKWSGALNPDLNDVNPLTITFFDGFGQDGNGDGKADITTDTDRLYAFSKHLQSYGADEDNIRIGLWDYYKRDKAVSIIIGNAEIYKKYGRLDLHEKAFPVPVRTHYTYLNTWGSARGWGGRRIHEGTDIFADYSLPVRSTSYGIIEMKGWNKFGGWRIGIRDLNNTYHYFAHLSGFAKGLKVGQIVEPGQVIGGVGSTGYGPPGTSGKFPPHLHYGMYKDNGITEWSFDPYPYLRLWERKDLSKKQK from the coding sequence ATTTTGAATGCACCAGGCCAAGCGGCTAATGCTGCCGATACCCCAGATGTTTATGCCGGGAGAATGGAGCTATATAAAAATATGGAGGCCACCCTCCAAATCCCGTGGTATTACCTTGCTGGAGCTGATCAATATGAGCACAGCCTCAGGGCTGCACGGAGGGATTTGGAGCCGGCAAAGGGTTTAATAGGCATCCACACCGAGCCTTCAAAGTGGAGCGGGGCCCTCAATCCTGACTTAAACGATGTGAACCCGCTCACGATCACATTTTTTGATGGGTTTGGCCAGGATGGAAATGGTGATGGCAAAGCTGATATCACTACTGATACAGATCGATTGTATGCTTTTTCGAAGCATCTCCAATCTTATGGTGCTGATGAAGATAATATCCGGATCGGCTTGTGGGATTATTATAAACGAGATAAAGCCGTCAGCATCATTATCGGCAATGCCGAGATTTATAAAAAATATGGCCGGTTGGATCTACATGAAAAGGCCTTCCCGGTTCCAGTACGAACTCATTATACGTACTTAAATACATGGGGAAGCGCTCGTGGATGGGGCGGAAGGAGAATCCATGAGGGCACTGATATTTTTGCGGACTATAGCCTCCCTGTTCGTTCCACGAGCTATGGAATCATCGAAATGAAAGGCTGGAATAAATTTGGCGGATGGCGGATTGGGATAAGGGATTTAAATAATACCTATCATTACTTTGCCCATTTAAGCGGCTTTGCCAAAGGGTTGAAAGTCGGACAAATCGTCGAGCCCGGACAAGTCATCGGAGGTGTCGGCAGTACAGGTTACGGCCCTCCAGGAACTTCCGGAAAATTCCCTCCCCATCTTCATTACGGAATGTACAAAGACAATGGAATTACAGAATGGAGCTTTGACCCTTACCCCTATTTAAGATTGTGGGAAAGGAAAGATCTGTCTAAAAAGCAAAAGTGA
- the yunB gene encoding sporulation protein YunB, whose protein sequence is MFRKRFRTKKFRKKGPLPTRKVFLYSFILFIISSIMTLWYVDKSIEPVIMSVAEYEIKRIATETIHESVDENIAKIDMNKIITNNKGGKGSSSSYSFNPVIYSELRANITNDIQKKLGIKQGNPFKTGSAKINDEQYKSVVYYIPFGVVTGNNLLSNYGPEIPVKMSVIGNVESDLRTKLTNAGINNVYYELIVDFDVNIQIVIPSFTKETKVSQEVTVGSLLIEGDVPSYFSNGNSSVAPPIMKENKE, encoded by the coding sequence GTGTTCCGAAAAAGATTTCGAACGAAGAAATTCCGAAAAAAGGGGCCTCTTCCCACCCGAAAAGTATTTCTCTATTCATTTATCCTGTTTATCATATCAAGCATCATGACTCTTTGGTACGTGGACAAATCAATCGAACCCGTGATCATGAGTGTAGCCGAATATGAAATCAAACGGATTGCAACGGAAACGATTCATGAATCGGTTGATGAGAATATAGCGAAGATTGATATGAACAAAATCATCACCAATAACAAGGGTGGTAAGGGCTCCAGTTCTTCCTATAGCTTCAATCCGGTCATATACAGTGAATTGCGGGCTAACATTACGAATGATATTCAAAAAAAGCTTGGCATCAAACAGGGAAACCCTTTTAAAACAGGTTCAGCCAAAATAAATGATGAACAATATAAAAGTGTGGTCTATTATATACCATTTGGTGTCGTAACCGGGAATAACCTTCTTTCCAATTACGGACCTGAAATCCCAGTGAAAATGTCGGTCATCGGGAATGTTGAATCGGATTTGAGGACAAAACTGACAAACGCAGGCATCAATAATGTTTATTATGAATTGATTGTGGATTTTGATGTCAATATTCAAATCGTCATCCCCTCTTTCACAAAGGAGACCAAGGTGAGTCAGGAAGTGACAGTCGGAAGCCTGCTGATCGAAGGTGATGTTCCAAGTTATTTTAGTAACGGAAACAGTTCGGTGGCACCTCCCATCATGAAGGAAAACAAGGAATGA